The DNA region CACGCCGTGAGCCGGCGCGCCAAACCCTGTGCCCCGCGCGCATTCCCGGCCCCGAGCGCCGCCCCGACCAGCGTCTGCGCGGCGATGGCCAGCGAATCCAGCGTCAAGGACAAGAAGTTCCACAGTTGCAGCACCAGCTGATGCGCCGCCACCGACGCCGCCCCGAACCGCGCGGCCACCGCCGCCGCCGACACGAACGACGCCTGGAAAGCCAAGCTGCGCACGATCAGATCGCGGCCCAGCACCAGCTGCGCCTTCATGATCTCGAAATGCGGCGCGATCGGCGCATGCGCCTTCCACAGCGCCCGCACGAACAACACGCCCGACACCGACTGCCCCGCCAGGTTGGCGACCGCCGACCCTTCCAGCTCCAGCCGCGGCGCACCCAGCAGCCCGTGCACCAGAGTCGGGCAAAGCACTCCCGAAACCAGCAGCCCCGCAATCACATACAGCAACGGCCGCCGTGTCTGCTGCACCCCGCGCATCCACCCATTGCCCGCCATCGACAGCAAGATCAACGGCACCCCGAACAACGCGATCCGCACCCACGACTCCGCCTTGCCGGCAATATCGGCCCCGCCCGCGATGGCCCGAGTTATCGGCCCCGCGAAAACCTGCACCACCAACACGATCGCCAGGCCCACTCCCACCGCGATCCAACTGGCCTGCACCCCCTCCACCACGGCCCCGCGCTCATCCCCCGCCCCGTGCCGCCGCGCCGCCCGCGCCGTCGTCCCATAACTCAGAAACGTCAACTGTGAACTGACCTGCGCCAGAATCAAACCGCCCACCGCGAGCCCAGCCAGGGCCAACGCCCCCAACCGCCCCACCACCGCCATATCGAACAGCAAGTAGATCGGCTCGGCGACCAACACCCCCAACGTCGGCACCGCAATCCCGAGAATCCGCCGCGGCCCCGCAGCCGCCGCCTCCGCACCCCTCGCGACAGCCCGCGCACT from Nocardia tengchongensis includes:
- a CDS encoding MATE family efflux transporter, with amino-acid sequence MLGIAVPTLGVLVAEPIYLLFDMAVVGRLGALALAGLAVGGLILAQVSSQLTFLSYGTTARAARRHGAGDERGAVVEGVQASWIAVGVGLAIVLVVQVFAGPITRAIAGGADIAGKAESWVRIALFGVPLILLSMAGNGWMRGVQQTRRPLLYVIAGLLVSGVLCPTLVHGLLGAPRLELEGSAVANLAGQSVSGVLFVRALWKAHAPIAPHFEIMKAQLVLGRDLIVRSLAFQASFVSAAAVAARFGAASVAAHQLVLQLWNFLSLTLDSLAIAAQTLVGAALGAGNARGAQGLARRLTAWSTVFAMVLAVFFAAGHSVIPRLFTDDPAVLDRTNVVWWFFVAIIPIGGVVFALDGVLLGAGDAAFLRNATLGSALLGFLPMIWLSLEFDWGIGGIWTGLVAFLILRLIAVSWRALSGRWARVGAEVPGRMS